The DNA region CCAGGGTTAGGATTACTGATCCACGAGTCCATATGTGGAAAGATCGAGTTTGGAAGAGTGGGAAATGTGGAAAGGAGTAATACCTGCTAAACCTCAGcctcccatcctcttctGTGGCTCCAAACCCGTGATAATATACAATCAACAGCTCTCCACCCCTTGACGTAACTTCACTCCGGGATCTATTCCTCTTTTCGTGTTGAACTGTCTGGTTCTGGCTCTGGGCAAGAAACTTATCAACCACCGTCTCGACCGCTGATGTGCTATAGTCGTTGGGAATCAGCCGACATTGCACCTTCCAGCCTCTCTTTTTGAAACATGTCCTGACGGCTTCAGTATTCGTTGGTAGGCTGGGGCTGAAAAGCTGGCCGTCAGGTCCAGGGCGAGCCAGCGGCGGTGCCCAGGATAGACAGAGGGCTGATACAGATGAGGGTGGGACTGATTGGATGAACGGCAGTGGTGAGTGAAACGTGGTTGCTGGCGTCACCGTCGTGGAGCCTGGGACTGCTGTTCGGCTTGACAGTGTAGATGGGGACAAGGGAAGCTGGCGGGCGGTGTAATGTGGGCATAGCAACTGCTCCTGATGATCTTTCTGATTTTGTGGAGGTGGCCAtagtgatggagatggagtaGGCGGATCTGTCGGCCATGGAAGAACAGGCAGAGCTTGAATCTTACTTGACCTCAGAGGCACCGTCTCGGTGTAAGCATCCCCATCCGGAGACCAAGGTGTCCGGGGACTTTGAGTGGTGGTAGTGTTGGTCTTTCCAGTAGGCGATTGTCTTGAGAATACCTGTCAGCATTGCCGAGATGAGAATAGATGACGGGAAGGAAGCCAAAGAAGAACGGACACGCACAGAGCCAACTCGTCTAGAGCATCGACTACCGAGTTGATCTTGTCGTCCCATCCATGCTCAGACTCATGGGTGTCATAATCTCTGCCCCCATCACCGCGTTGGAGGCTTGGAGACCCGGACGTCGGCGCCCCTACACTGCTGTCTGCCGAGAAGCTATCCCTCAAAGCAGTAATCTGACGTTCCCAGAGATGAGAGAGATCTTCCATTTCTTTTTGAATTCTTTCCTGACAGCCTTTCCAATTTCATGACTTGTCACTTCGCCCTGGATCGGTATTGCGCAATTTGCTGACGAGAAATGTTTCTGAATCTCACGACCGCTATGCCTAATAGTGAGATTAGACAAGAGAAAGCTCTGAAAGGCCACTCTGAAGAGCTGAGAAGTACCAATTGTGGCCCCCATCATCCGTCATCATGTTCGGTCCTTGGCATTCGACTCCCAGAGACGGCTAAAACAGTCAGCTTGAGGGTAGCACTGCAGCACCAGATTTCCGGACGCAAACGAATCCTGGTTTGGAACCGAGGAAGCCATGACACCACGTGAGTGGTCCATCCTGGTGGGTTGGTATCATCGGGCCTAGAGTTGGTTTCGAATGTTACCGTTTTGGCATATTATCTCATATATTGTGCTGTTGTACTACTGCCGTGATTCCTCTGAGACACGCACATTGTCTGTTGGCCTGAAAAGGAGAGCGAGGGAGGATGGACCAGATGATACAGGGCAACCGCTCGTCCCAGGAGTCGGAATAGGTTTACCGGCCCAAGGTCAGTTATGGCAAATGCAACGCCCAAAGAATGGCGTATAAGGAACCTTTCCCTGTAACATAAGGTACATGGCCTAGTTTCTTCTATTAAGGCCCCAGATGGTGTGCATCCAAGTATCTTCATCCGTCCTCAACGGCTTCCCCAGTTGTCCAAAGCGAGCCGGGAGCCCCATGTTTGGCTCTGGAAGGCACAACCACTCCTTGACGCAATCT from Podospora pseudoanserina strain CBS 124.78 chromosome 1, whole genome shotgun sequence includes:
- a CDS encoding hypothetical protein (EggNog:ENOG503PY5P), whose protein sequence is MEDLSHLWERQITALRDSFSADSSVGAPTSGSPSLQRGDGGRDYDTHESEHGWDDKINSVVDALDELALQSPTGKTNTTTTQSPRTPWSPDGDAYTETVPLRSSKIQALPVLPWPTDPPTPSPSLWPPPQNQKDHQEQLLCPHYTARQLPLSPSTLSSRTAVPGSTTVTPATTFHSPLPFIQSVPPSSVSALCLSWAPPLARPGPDGQLFSPSLPTNTEAVRTCFKKRGWKVQCRLIPNDYSTSAVETVVDKFLAQSQNQTVQHEKRNRSRSEVTSRGGELLIVYYHGFGATEEDGRLRFSSDEGNHFYWDDVRDPIMQHPGDVLLIFDCTAPFPLSSSKSNRPQQSHTGEEAEPPQEIRLLMGPGVLSRKGTKQVLGVCVPSSLASGRSGFGAEPLNISFKLSKEKQKPEMAEKPRARPRSLLLPGFDLSDLEPSDSVEPQGDQGAAQPELEQSSSPWKLDDTMTKALCRILDRDRNRMKTEVGMNEILSVQRLCSLVREDIRQTSTLPSTIGSGQREAIREVERGLAGRVFVTQLGGGQIQDIYLPCLGA